In the Ornithinimicrobium pratense genome, CCCTCCTCGCGCAGCCGGGCGGTCTCCCGGACCCGCCACTCGTCCTGCGGTCCGTACAGGCGATACCCCCCTGCCGACCGGCCCGGGGTGAGCAGGCCGTAACGCCGCTCCCAGACGCGGAGCACGTGCACGCTTACCCCCGTACGGGTGGCCAGCTCTCCGATGCGCATCGTGGGTAGGGGCGTGGGCATGCGGCCACCCTACAACCGTGAACAAGCACTGGACAGAACACTGAAGAGAACACTAGACAGACATTAGACAGGTATGCCATGCTCGGCATCAGAGCCGGAACCGCCGGACAGCTTCACCCAGGCCCCAAGGAAGCACCGAGGAGAAACCATGAAGCGCACCGCAGTTGCCCTCACCGGCGGGCTGGCTCTGGCCGTCACCGCCGCCGTCCCCGCACTGGCCGACAGTCACGAGTCCTCCGTCTCGGTGCTGCACGGGGTGCCGGGCCTGACCGTGGACGTCTATGTCAACGGGGAGGAGGCGATCCCGGACTTCGCGCCCGGGACCCTGACCGACCCGTTGACCCTGGCGGCCGGCAGCTACGACGTCGCCGTCTACCCCGACGGGTCCGACCCGGAGGCCGACGAGCCGGCCATCTCCGCCGAGGGCCTGGAGGTCCCCGGGGGCGCGAATCTGACCCTGGTGGCCCACCTGGCTGCCGACGGCACGCCCACCCTGGCGGCCTTCGCCAACGACACCAGCCAGCTCGAGGCGGGCGAGTCTCGCCTCACGGTCCGGCACACCGCGGCGGCCCCGGCGGTCGACGTGCGAGCCGGTGGCGAGGCGGTCATCCAGGCGCTGGAGAACCCGAACGAGCAAGTCCTGGAGCTGCCGGCGGGCACCGTCTCGGCCGACGTGGTCGCGGCCGGCACCGACACCGTCGTGCTCGGCCCTGCCGACCTTGCGCTCGCCGAGGGCACCAACACCATCGTCTACGCCTGGGGCTCGCTGGACGACGACACCCTGGACCTCGCGGTCCAGACCATCGACGGGCTGCACGGCGACCCGGGCGGCGTCCCCGGCGGTGAGGCTGGCCTCATGGGCAGCGGCTCCACCGTCCTGTGGGTGCTCGCCGCCGCGGGTGCGGCAGGCGTCGCGCTGGCCAGCCGCCGGCTCGCTACGCACCAGTGACGAGGCAGGATGACGTCACCAGCCTGAGGTTGCGGTGGTCGCCATCCGGCGTCGACCCGACCAGGCCCGGGTGGGCTGCCCGGACTCACACCGGGAGGCCGCCGGGGGGAACGATCCCCTCGGCGGCCCGGTGACGAAGGAGGTGCCAGATGGCTGACGAGCGGACGCATGGGCGACGCCGGCTGTGGTGGGCGGTGCTGGCGGGCGGGTACGCGCTCCTCGTCGCCGCGGTCGTGCTGGCCCTCGCGACCAGAACCCCCGCCGACTTCACCGAGAACCCGTCGGCGGACGGGCCCGCGGTGAACGCCCTGGCGGCCCTCGATGATGGCACCGCCGCGACAGCTGCGCCGCAGGGCGCCACGGACCCCGACGAGCTGGCCGGGAGGGTGGGGCTGAACCGCGCCGTGGCGCCGGCGAGCACCCGCACGGTGCCGTTGGTGCCCGAGGAGGCCCGACGGCCCGCCACGGCCCCGGAGCGGACCGCGACCACGGCGCCGGTCGGCCTGGAGATCCCGGCCGTGGACATCACCGTCGACGTGGTCCCGGTGGGGGTGGACGTCGATGGGCAGATGGAGATCCCGGCCAGCGGCTTCGACGTGGGCTGGTACCGCTACGGTGCAGCCCCCGGCGAGGGGGAGGGGTCCGCGGTGCTGGCCAGTCACGTCGACACCCTCGCCGCGGGCAAGGGCGTGCTGGCCCGGCTCACCGACCTGCGGGCCGGTGATCTCGTCTCGGTCACCCTGGAGGACGGCAGCGCGGTGGACTACCAGGTCACCGGCCGTCGCACGGTGCCCAAGGCCGAGCTCGACGTCGGGATGCTGTTCGACCGGTCCGGGCCAGCGCAGTTGCGTCTGGTGACCTGCGGCGGGCCCTGGCAGCCGGAGCGCTCCGGCTACCGCGACAACGTCATCGTCACCGCCGCGCCGGTGCCCGCGGCGTCGTGACGCGGCGGCGAGACCGCTCGAGCCGCCTCAAGGGCGGGGGCACGGCATACCGTGAGGGTGTGGACGGACGCGGGCTGCGGAGGGACGAGCTGCGCCACTTCCTGGACGCGGCCCTGGTCCGCAAGGTGCCCCGCGACAACCGTGACACCCCGGTGGCTCTGCGGCGGCGCCGCATCGTCTGCGCCTTGACCCTGGTCGTCGGGGCGGTGATCCTGGGGGTCGGGCTCAACGTGCCCCCGGGGGAGCCTCTCTTCCTGCTGCTCACCGGGCTGCTCGCGCTGGTCTGGTTAGGGGGAGCGGTGCTGGCGGGTCGGATGCACCTGGGGCGGGCCTGGACCCGGGATGGTCGCCTGGCGAGGCCGCTGGTGCAGTCGCTGGCGCTGGGCCTGCTCGCCGTGGGGGTCTTCTGCGCCGGCGCCGTCGTCGTCGCCCAGGTGCCGATGCTGCGCGACCCGGTCAACGCGGTGCTCGACCACGCACGCTCCGCGCCCCTGCCGGTCATCGTCCTCATCACGCTGGTCAACGGGCTGGCGGAGGAGGTGTTCTTCCGCGGGGCGCTCTACGCCGCAGTCACCCGTCGGCCGGTGCTGGTCACGACCGTGCTCTACACCCTGGTCACCGCGGCCACCGGCAACCTCATGCTCGTCTTCGCGGCGGCCCTGCTGGGGGTGCTCGTCGGGGCGCAGCGCCGGGTGACCGGTGGCGTGCTGGGCCCGATGGTCACCCATGTGACCTGGTCGGTGTCGATGCTGCTACTGCTGCCGCCGCTGCTGACTGCGCTCGGCTCAGCGCCGGTCGGCTAGGCCCCGGCCGGGGTGGCGGCCCCAATCCGGGCCAACCAGCCGTCCGCCGCTCGCCGGCCGCTGACCATGGCGCCCTGCACTGACGCGGTGTCGACGTGGTCGCCGGCCAGGATCAGACCCGTCTCGACCTCGAGGGCGGAGCGGTTGGTGAACGGTGCCGGCTGCTCGGGCTGGGCGTAGGGGATGTCGTGGCGGCGCACCAGCTCCCAGCGGGAGGTGTCAGTGGCGTAGATCTGGCTCAGGTGGGTGAGCACATCCGCGTCGGCCACCGGGTCCTGCCCCGGCCGCAGCAGGGACGAGGCCTGCACCAGGTGCCGTCCGACGGGGGCGTAACTGGAAGCGACGTTGGAGATGACCGCCGTGGTCAGCACGGGCCCCTGGCGGTCGCACTGGTCCAGCACGATCGTCTTCAGGTCCGTCGGGGCCTCGTCCATGGCGTACCAGTGGGTGGTCACGCCCTTGCCGGCCGGAGCGGGCCGGCCGGTCAGCTGCTCGACGGTTACCGGGTCGGTGGCCACGACGACCAGCCCGGCCTCGATCGTCTCCCCGCCGGCGGTGCGCACCCGGCCTCCCACGGCCTCCACGACGGGGGTGTTCAGCTCCACCGGGGTGTGCAGGGCCGCCGCCAGCTGCTCGGGCAGCTGCTGCATCCCCTGGGCCGGTAGCGAGGGGGTGCCCTTGAGGAACTTGCGGGCGAGCAGGAGCGCGAAGGCGTTGGAGGTCCGTCCCTCGTCCTCCAGCAGCACCCCGGCGAGGAAGCCGGCAACCACCTTGCGCAGCGGGCCGCTCAGGCCGGCCTGGTCGAGCGCCTCGCGGATGGTCATGTCACCCTCCCCGGTGACGATGTACTCCTCGCGCATGCCGGGGGCGAACCAGCGGGCCAGCGCCGCCAGGCTCGCGGGGTGCAGCTTGCCCGACGCGAAGGTCTGGCGGAGCAGCTGGGGCTCGCGGCGCACGTCGGCCAGGATGACCAGATCACCGTGCCGAGGGCTGCGGCAGGCGACCGCGTTGGTGAACGGCTGCAGGTCGAGGGCGTCCACGTCCGCGACCGCCTTGATCATCGGGTAGGCGGGGTTGAGCACATGGAAGCCCCAGTCGACCAGGAAGCCGTCGACGCGGTCGGTGCGCACCCGGCCTCCTACGGCGTCGGAGGCCTCCAGGACACGGACCGGCACACCCGCCTCCTGCAGGGTGAGGGCACAGGTGAGGCCGGCCATACCGGCTCCGACGACGACGACTTCGGCTCCAGGCATGGGGCACAGCCTAGGCGGGGATCGGTGTTCCGTCTTGTCGGCTGCCGCCGGGGGGCCCGCTAAGCCCAGGTCGAGATCCGGCCCGCTGGTGCCGTCAGCGCAGCTCGCGGTGGTGGTCGGGGAGCATGCCGTGCTCCATGCCCCAGCGCACGGCCTGGCTGCGCCGGGTGACGCCGATCTTGCGGTAGGTGGTGCGAATGTAGGACTTCACCGTGTTGATCGACAGGTAGGCGCGCGTGGCGATGTTCTCGTTGGTCATGCCCTGGGTGATCAGCGCCAGGATCTCCGCCTCGCGTGCCGACAGACCGTGCTGCTTCCCGGGCCAATGGCCGGTGAGCGGCTCTCCGGCCGGCTTGGACGCAGGGATGAGCGTGACGACCTCACCGGCCGC is a window encoding:
- a CDS encoding DUF4397 domain-containing protein, with the translated sequence MKRTAVALTGGLALAVTAAVPALADSHESSVSVLHGVPGLTVDVYVNGEEAIPDFAPGTLTDPLTLAAGSYDVAVYPDGSDPEADEPAISAEGLEVPGGANLTLVAHLAADGTPTLAAFANDTSQLEAGESRLTVRHTAAAPAVDVRAGGEAVIQALENPNEQVLELPAGTVSADVVAAGTDTVVLGPADLALAEGTNTIVYAWGSLDDDTLDLAVQTIDGLHGDPGGVPGGEAGLMGSGSTVLWVLAAAGAAGVALASRRLATHQ
- a CDS encoding class F sortase; translated protein: MADERTHGRRRLWWAVLAGGYALLVAAVVLALATRTPADFTENPSADGPAVNALAALDDGTAATAAPQGATDPDELAGRVGLNRAVAPASTRTVPLVPEEARRPATAPERTATTAPVGLEIPAVDITVDVVPVGVDVDGQMEIPASGFDVGWYRYGAAPGEGEGSAVLASHVDTLAAGKGVLARLTDLRAGDLVSVTLEDGSAVDYQVTGRRTVPKAELDVGMLFDRSGPAQLRLVTCGGPWQPERSGYRDNVIVTAAPVPAAS
- a CDS encoding CPBP family intramembrane glutamic endopeptidase → MDGRGLRRDELRHFLDAALVRKVPRDNRDTPVALRRRRIVCALTLVVGAVILGVGLNVPPGEPLFLLLTGLLALVWLGGAVLAGRMHLGRAWTRDGRLARPLVQSLALGLLAVGVFCAGAVVVAQVPMLRDPVNAVLDHARSAPLPVIVLITLVNGLAEEVFFRGALYAAVTRRPVLVTTVLYTLVTAATGNLMLVFAAALLGVLVGAQRRVTGGVLGPMVTHVTWSVSMLLLLPPLLTALGSAPVG
- a CDS encoding NAD(P)/FAD-dependent oxidoreductase; the protein is MPGAEVVVVGAGMAGLTCALTLQEAGVPVRVLEASDAVGGRVRTDRVDGFLVDWGFHVLNPAYPMIKAVADVDALDLQPFTNAVACRSPRHGDLVILADVRREPQLLRQTFASGKLHPASLAALARWFAPGMREEYIVTGEGDMTIREALDQAGLSGPLRKVVAGFLAGVLLEDEGRTSNAFALLLARKFLKGTPSLPAQGMQQLPEQLAAALHTPVELNTPVVEAVGGRVRTAGGETIEAGLVVVATDPVTVEQLTGRPAPAGKGVTTHWYAMDEAPTDLKTIVLDQCDRQGPVLTTAVISNVASSYAPVGRHLVQASSLLRPGQDPVADADVLTHLSQIYATDTSRWELVRRHDIPYAQPEQPAPFTNRSALEVETGLILAGDHVDTASVQGAMVSGRRAADGWLARIGAATPAGA